The following coding sequences lie in one Pontibacter sp. G13 genomic window:
- a CDS encoding cell division protein FtsA gives MSVNQGYKVLRLFKGSDTGEDWHPRNSAYSPNEINKIKDPEGSNPNKEITSIPSPFARIHLFEQAFRHVSSLAKNDPDAVDGDTMFHRLVSDSLDVGEIFFKYDLFSKRKSLNVMHWNMKKHLAELKESDYPSHQLLGETFELFLKQDGKDLNLDRIEHMHFLYVDHEIVGGTSPTTLFFTSGNDLGFVGLKAGTDILLDDEYCPLYKRSDDFQLYLYGLFAAYKDLRQGMPLVYSYLDASLAKLKSYNKPLFDQIKAIEGNQQYSAENLRATFDSWPGDQSVTIWEGMEHLKMSTEIKGDLKSDFLIHPSKAITHKVLPMALQNELKHSHLEYYHGKWNPEIQVPPYNDAPLLERFLPGQDIQYPYLTISDFLEPYLIELPFALDPIHFFDGNLKGFNVGDKASDDAPDDTFLLPIKRAYFDYFSLSDLLNKTTRDGKPYFRMVKVGETGVRVELRIPIQEGKAYVEFSRVYYQDREPEEDKNRGSILKAKFNVGFLPFFQHEGTNQRVGLSEADSPDGAESEYQISFIKDSDAGTKVLSLGAESPRVRSSQKLKHDHLGTTQYFLVPSPYDMLEISPNASAKGLLIPRFRGSKAGSKKFSFAVDFGTTNTHIEYSIDGGNPQPFVIDQPDQQLIMMFDRAFPPVFDRQLETLLLREMIPYEVGGHTKFGFPIRTASSEIVGLDHRGVVLPIADANIAFAYERETIMASEQVTTNLKWQKTKGDKGIPNRNRVEVFLHTLMIMIRNKVLQNGGNLADTEIVWFFPSSMSGYLQGLYTKIWKEAFQKHIHPDKEPIAFSESEAPFYNHDRNKVKSNVYPVVNIDIGGGTTDIVIFEKDHPTLSTSIKFAGNAVFGDGYSEQYSDGNGFVQTLKPIVESFFQANGDSLYQLNEVFSQFKDSNSTSSSDMMAFFFSLEANKELEDKSLKIRISDHLREDEQMNFIYMLFVGGILYHVAKLMKTSGKKMPRNICFSGNGSKIINLLDATPKLKKLEKLTKLMFERVYGKEYHSDGLDLIQGPKPKEATCKGGILRLRKLKSQEVVDYDRIAMIGDGTMRFVNSNKVQLIGENLKYHDVDDDIKANVLTEVEDFWDFLFELHSDFSFLDNFGVDISGFTEIKGILKRDMLSNLEQGLSDRLELTDPSQKIEESLFFYPLIGSMYNLGIHIAEQEES, from the coding sequence ATGTCTGTAAATCAAGGATATAAAGTACTGCGCCTGTTCAAGGGAAGCGATACCGGTGAGGATTGGCATCCCCGAAACAGCGCCTATAGTCCAAACGAGATCAATAAGATCAAGGACCCGGAAGGTTCCAATCCCAATAAGGAAATCACCTCTATTCCCTCTCCATTTGCCCGAATTCATTTGTTCGAGCAGGCATTTCGTCATGTATCGAGCCTTGCCAAAAACGATCCGGATGCGGTGGATGGAGACACCATGTTTCATCGGCTGGTTTCTGATTCGCTGGATGTAGGCGAAATTTTCTTCAAGTACGACTTATTCTCCAAGCGGAAGAGTCTCAATGTCATGCATTGGAACATGAAGAAGCACTTGGCGGAGTTGAAGGAAAGTGATTACCCTTCACATCAGCTGCTGGGGGAGACCTTCGAATTGTTCCTCAAACAAGATGGCAAGGACCTGAATCTCGATCGGATCGAGCACATGCATTTCCTCTATGTAGATCACGAGATTGTAGGCGGCACATCCCCTACGACCTTGTTTTTTACCTCTGGAAATGATCTCGGATTCGTCGGACTCAAGGCTGGAACGGATATTCTACTCGATGATGAATATTGTCCGTTGTACAAGCGAAGCGATGACTTCCAGCTGTATCTCTATGGACTGTTCGCAGCATACAAAGATCTCCGTCAAGGAATGCCGCTTGTGTACAGCTACCTCGATGCCAGCTTGGCCAAATTGAAGTCCTACAACAAACCGCTTTTTGACCAGATCAAGGCCATTGAGGGAAATCAGCAATACTCTGCTGAAAACCTGAGAGCCACTTTCGACTCGTGGCCGGGCGACCAATCGGTGACCATCTGGGAAGGCATGGAGCATCTCAAGATGTCCACCGAAATCAAGGGAGACCTCAAATCTGATTTTCTTATCCACCCTTCCAAAGCCATCACACACAAGGTATTGCCGATGGCGCTCCAGAATGAACTCAAGCATAGTCATTTGGAGTATTATCACGGCAAATGGAACCCCGAAATCCAAGTGCCTCCCTATAATGACGCTCCACTTCTTGAGCGATTTTTGCCGGGACAAGACATTCAATATCCCTACCTCACAATCAGTGATTTCCTTGAACCATATTTGATCGAATTGCCCTTTGCTTTGGATCCGATCCATTTCTTCGATGGCAACCTCAAGGGCTTCAATGTTGGGGATAAGGCCAGTGACGATGCCCCAGATGATACTTTTCTGTTGCCCATCAAGCGTGCCTATTTCGACTATTTCTCCTTGAGCGATTTGCTCAATAAGACTACCAGAGACGGAAAACCCTATTTCCGTATGGTCAAGGTGGGGGAAACCGGGGTCAGAGTAGAGCTTCGAATCCCGATTCAGGAAGGTAAGGCATACGTGGAATTCTCTCGGGTTTATTATCAGGACCGAGAGCCAGAGGAAGACAAAAACCGAGGCTCGATCCTCAAAGCCAAATTCAACGTTGGATTCCTGCCATTCTTCCAGCATGAGGGTACCAATCAGCGAGTAGGGCTTTCTGAAGCGGATTCTCCTGACGGTGCCGAATCGGAATATCAAATTTCCTTTATCAAAGATTCTGATGCTGGTACCAAGGTCCTTTCCCTGGGGGCAGAATCTCCTCGTGTTCGAAGTTCTCAAAAACTCAAACATGATCATTTGGGAACTACCCAATATTTCTTGGTGCCTAGTCCCTATGACATGCTGGAAATCAGTCCGAATGCCTCTGCGAAAGGTCTGCTGATCCCGCGATTCCGAGGGTCCAAGGCTGGCAGCAAGAAATTTTCATTCGCAGTGGATTTTGGAACGACCAATACCCACATCGAATATTCGATTGATGGAGGTAATCCGCAGCCTTTTGTGATCGATCAGCCTGATCAGCAATTGATCATGATGTTTGATCGCGCATTCCCACCGGTTTTTGACAGACAATTGGAGACCTTGTTGTTGCGGGAAATGATCCCCTATGAAGTGGGGGGGCATACCAAATTTGGTTTCCCAATCCGTACCGCCAGCTCTGAAATAGTAGGTCTCGATCATCGAGGAGTGGTATTGCCGATTGCCGATGCCAACATCGCATTTGCCTATGAGCGGGAAACCATCATGGCCAGCGAGCAAGTGACCACCAATCTCAAATGGCAAAAGACCAAGGGAGATAAAGGAATTCCGAATCGCAATCGGGTGGAGGTCTTCCTGCACACGCTGATGATCATGATTCGCAACAAGGTTCTCCAAAATGGCGGAAATCTGGCCGATACGGAGATCGTGTGGTTTTTCCCATCCAGCATGAGTGGATACCTTCAAGGGTTGTACACCAAAATCTGGAAAGAAGCCTTCCAAAAGCATATCCATCCAGATAAGGAACCTATCGCGTTTTCGGAATCGGAAGCGCCCTTTTACAACCACGATCGCAACAAGGTCAAATCCAATGTCTACCCAGTGGTGAATATCGACATCGGAGGAGGAACGACGGACATTGTCATTTTCGAGAAGGATCATCCAACGCTGAGTACCTCCATCAAGTTTGCTGGAAATGCGGTTTTCGGTGATGGATATTCAGAGCAGTATTCGGATGGAAATGGTTTTGTCCAGACGCTCAAACCCATCGTGGAATCCTTTTTTCAGGCCAATGGCGATTCCTTGTACCAATTGAATGAAGTGTTTAGTCAGTTCAAGGATTCCAATAGCACTTCCTCGTCGGATATGATGGCCTTTTTCTTCTCGTTGGAGGCCAATAAGGAGCTTGAAGACAAGAGCCTCAAGATTCGGATTTCAGATCACTTGCGGGAAGATGAGCAGATGAATTTTATCTACATGCTCTTTGTCGGAGGAATTCTGTATCACGTGGCCAAGCTCATGAAAACTTCTGGCAAGAAGATGCCACGGAATATCTGTTTCAGTGGAAATGGCTCCAAAATTATCAACCTGCTGGATGCTACGCCTAAGCTCAAGAAGCTGGAGAAGCTGACCAAGCTGATGTTCGAGCGAGTGTATGGCAAGGAGTATCACAGTGATGGACTGGATCTGATCCAAGGACCCAAACCGAAGGAAGCTACCTGTAAAGGCGGAATTTTGCGCCTCCGCAAGCTCAAGAGCCAAGAGGTGGTTGACTATGACCGGATCGCCATGATCGGGGATGGTACGATGCGATTTGTCAATAGCAACAAGGTCCAATTGATCGGGGAGAATCTCAAATACCACGATGTGGACGACGACATCAAGGCCAATGTATTGACGGAAGTTGAGGACTTTTGGGACTTCCTATTTGAGTTGCATAGCGATTTCAGTTTCCTCGACAATTTCGGAGTTGACATCTCTGGATTCACCGAGATCAAGGGTATTCTGAAGCGGGACATGCTTTCGAATTTGGAACAAGGGCTTTCCGATCGTTTGGAATTAACAGATCCTTCACAAAAGATCGAGGAATCGCTCTTTTTCTACCCGCTCATTGGCTCAATGTACAATCTCGGGATTCACATCGCTGAACAGGAAGAATCATGA
- a CDS encoding glycosyltransferase family 39 protein: MAEKAFLSIFRKGKDSFYTWVLLVIVLVGLLVRVAPLGDWPWTHDELSALSRLEYDTFGDLLEFGIKPDGHPAGVQVFLYYWTGLFGTSAFAVKLPFLLMGLGSIVLVYRIGKRWFSPATGLFAAASLACLQFPVMYSLIARPYGSGLFLGLWMVDAWTGIVWEHRQNRGSWVSFVLAGALCCYNHHFGLLFAAMVGLTGLGMIERPHRRSYLLAGAAIIGLYLPHVPIFISQLSQGGLGWLAAPRSDFWQEHLAYAFHFHPAVYVVVSMIALLGLWFSRHQRPISRMQWVALGWFVFPMAMGLVYSWMVQPVLQHSMLLFSFPALLWWIFSGIRQVPRAFLVVGLGVMMSVQIWTLMGHRSHGQLFGHQRYQELAREIEEQRQEVSDVLIFTGDNPAYHDFVFGQMGVQVDHISVFDYALSPVQFREMLRDHPGDRVLLGHIPLAYIPLAMDEFPYLAAKTIGAGYSFHALDRRPEFGSAPSHTAIRWNLYDPHPHGFNPLPQPDSTANGFGLLDSGTEWGPGMEWPLDSLAQTHHDVLDITVAFDQSEPSELQLVTEIKRGDAILETRRTDLRNFWTPSNAEGFDLVSHSIRLTDVFKSPSELSGTMFKVYLWNVGGQHVKLGELQVAMRAGNPKIYGLGEDWR, from the coding sequence ATGGCCGAAAAAGCGTTTTTGTCGATATTCCGAAAAGGGAAGGATTCTTTCTACACTTGGGTGCTGCTGGTGATCGTGCTGGTAGGACTCTTGGTGCGTGTCGCTCCATTGGGAGATTGGCCGTGGACCCATGATGAACTCTCTGCGCTTTCGCGATTGGAATATGACACCTTCGGCGACCTGCTGGAATTTGGCATCAAACCCGATGGGCATCCCGCTGGTGTTCAGGTGTTTTTGTACTATTGGACGGGTTTGTTTGGGACCTCGGCATTTGCGGTGAAACTGCCCTTTTTGCTGATGGGATTGGGGTCGATCGTGCTGGTGTATCGCATCGGAAAACGATGGTTTTCTCCGGCGACGGGCTTGTTTGCAGCGGCCAGTCTCGCGTGTCTTCAATTTCCGGTGATGTATAGTCTGATTGCTCGACCCTATGGGAGCGGCCTGTTTCTGGGACTCTGGATGGTGGATGCGTGGACCGGGATTGTGTGGGAGCACCGCCAAAATCGTGGGAGTTGGGTGTCCTTTGTGCTGGCAGGGGCGCTGTGTTGCTACAATCATCATTTTGGGCTGCTATTTGCCGCCATGGTGGGCCTTACGGGTCTAGGGATGATCGAACGTCCCCATCGAAGGTCCTATCTCCTTGCGGGTGCGGCGATAATCGGATTGTACCTGCCGCATGTGCCCATTTTTATCTCGCAACTGAGTCAGGGTGGATTGGGCTGGCTGGCTGCTCCGCGCTCAGATTTCTGGCAGGAACATCTGGCCTATGCCTTTCATTTTCATCCTGCAGTGTATGTGGTAGTGTCGATGATCGCCCTGCTCGGGCTTTGGTTTTCGCGCCATCAACGCCCGATCAGTCGCATGCAATGGGTGGCGTTGGGGTGGTTTGTCTTTCCGATGGCGATGGGGTTGGTGTACTCATGGATGGTACAGCCCGTCTTGCAGCATTCCATGTTACTATTTTCGTTTCCGGCGCTACTTTGGTGGATCTTCTCGGGGATTCGGCAAGTGCCCCGTGCATTTCTGGTGGTCGGACTTGGCGTGATGATGTCCGTTCAGATCTGGACGCTTATGGGGCATCGATCACACGGTCAGTTGTTTGGGCATCAGCGATATCAGGAATTGGCTCGCGAAATCGAGGAACAACGTCAGGAGGTGTCGGATGTACTCATTTTCACGGGGGACAATCCGGCCTATCATGATTTTGTGTTTGGGCAAATGGGTGTGCAAGTCGATCATATTTCGGTATTCGACTATGCATTGAGTCCAGTCCAGTTTCGGGAAATGCTACGCGATCACCCCGGAGATCGCGTTTTGTTGGGGCATATTCCGCTTGCGTATATTCCGTTGGCGATGGATGAATTTCCCTATCTCGCCGCCAAGACCATCGGGGCTGGATATAGTTTCCATGCGTTGGATCGTCGCCCTGAATTTGGCTCTGCTCCCTCACACACCGCGATTCGCTGGAATTTGTACGATCCGCACCCACATGGATTCAATCCATTGCCACAGCCTGATTCCACTGCGAATGGATTTGGCTTGCTGGATTCCGGCACAGAATGGGGCCCGGGCATGGAATGGCCGTTGGATTCATTGGCACAAACGCATCATGATGTGCTGGATATCACCGTCGCGTTTGACCAGTCAGAACCTTCTGAACTTCAATTGGTCACAGAGATCAAGCGGGGGGACGCAATTCTTGAAACCCGTCGAACTGACTTGCGAAACTTCTGGACGCCTTCGAATGCAGAGGGTTTTGATCTGGTGAGTCATTCAATCCGCTTGACTGATGTATTCAAATCTCCAAGCGAGCTTTCCGGTACGATGTTCAAGGTGTATTTGTGGAATGTCGGAGGGCAGCATGTGAAACTAGGAGAGCTTCAGGTCGCTATGCGTGCCGGCAATCCGAAGATCTATGGATTGGGGGAAGATTGGCGGTGA
- a CDS encoding type I restriction endonuclease, whose protein sequence is MDFADKLAELKEKILKLKDQVETEEATKTAFVMPLISTLGYDVFDPSEVVPEYTADIGIKKGEKIDYCILKEAEPIIIIECKHWKENLDGHTTQLHRYFHATKTRFGILTNGIVYRFYTDLDEKNKMDSKPFFEVSLENLNESLINELKRFQKTQFDLDSIVSSASDLKYSKQIREILSQDLKEPSEEFVKYFASKVYEGRITQKVSEQFKGIVRKSCKHLISEIISERLQAALNTEKVMATSEEIPEMKEEEVSVGKKGIVTTPEEEEAFRIVKAILVKEIGLSRVFPRDTKSYFGVLLDNNNRKPICRFHFNGTNKYLGLIDESKNEERFPLETLDQIYNYADKICKTVSFYEEA, encoded by the coding sequence ATGGATTTTGCAGACAAGCTTGCCGAATTGAAGGAAAAAATATTAAAGCTCAAAGATCAAGTTGAAACTGAAGAAGCGACCAAGACAGCATTCGTCATGCCCCTTATTTCAACTCTGGGCTATGATGTGTTTGATCCGAGTGAAGTAGTGCCAGAATATACTGCTGACATTGGCATCAAAAAGGGCGAAAAAATTGATTACTGCATCCTGAAAGAGGCAGAGCCAATTATCATTATTGAGTGTAAACACTGGAAAGAGAATCTTGATGGTCATACTACTCAGCTTCATAGATACTTTCATGCAACGAAAACTCGATTTGGCATATTGACGAATGGAATTGTTTATCGGTTTTACACCGATTTAGATGAGAAAAACAAGATGGATTCGAAGCCATTTTTTGAAGTTTCCCTTGAAAATCTCAATGAAAGTCTAATTAATGAGCTCAAACGCTTTCAGAAAACGCAGTTTGACCTAGACAGCATCGTCAGCTCTGCAAGTGATCTGAAATACTCAAAACAGATCCGTGAAATATTATCTCAGGACCTTAAGGAGCCATCTGAGGAGTTTGTGAAATATTTTGCATCGAAGGTGTATGAAGGAAGAATCACCCAAAAGGTGTCTGAGCAGTTTAAAGGGATTGTTAGGAAGTCTTGCAAGCACCTCATCAGTGAAATTATCAGTGAAAGACTTCAGGCTGCTTTGAACACTGAGAAAGTAATGGCTACCTCTGAAGAGATTCCTGAAATGAAGGAGGAAGAAGTTAGTGTGGGGAAAAAGGGAATTGTAACGACTCCTGAGGAAGAAGAGGCTTTTCGGATAGTCAAAGCTATTTTGGTAAAGGAGATAGGGCTCAGCAGAGTTTTCCCTAGGGATACCAAAAGCTACTTTGGGGTCCTTTTGGATAACAATAATCGAAAACCCATCTGTCGATTCCACTTCAATGGAACCAATAAGTACTTGGGACTTATTGATGAGTCAAAGAACGAGGAAAGATTCCCACTTGAGACCCTTGATCAGATTTATAACTATGCTGATAAAATCTGTAAAACGGTTTCATTCTATGAAGAAGCTTGA
- a CDS encoding ABC transporter substrate-binding protein: MNLRILLLLLAVGMLSGCDLFRQAGGLPVDARSQELIDRGERYLTSGQYVEAMDAFEMASERDFNRHTTAAIYLSGLAAYYAGYMDIAESRFNVILDEYPKSKYVPDAQYHMALMALSSRQPAIRQEGAMSLIMLSKTGPNGRFKDDADTQVRKFLFEDASIDQLQEMYVSATSFQKTPIMEALGYKLIGAGEIQRAQEAYRAYIDLGGEKTEYLEQMFPEEMEETPKLVEPNILKVAMFLPLHEYQPGLSYQRELPEESVRGLEFYEGFRIAAEQFSAKSKKKVFIRVFDTRRDTNQTRMWVNQLDSLGPEVVVGAVYNSQSSIISEWSETRGVPQVVPISVTDALVEGRQHVFLAHPTGATHGLRMAEYARNSLGLDRVYVFTDGKSSTAQLAYGFIQRFKELGGRIDTMRLSQNYEIAVEQIPEMVEEIYDDFDSVGVYIPLMGNEEAAGLILNVLKQQDKQVYVMGSPHFRSRYNTLSRDTKESYNLLFSSSHMNNEAAPAYRYLYETYQRTYTLPPSDNVIQGYDLGMYLLTQLDRYNPRLNVPFSTYLRSAPRFSSIHLPYRFYSQQSNQEVNIGRYTPTGVERVNE; this comes from the coding sequence ATGAATTTACGAATCCTCTTGTTGTTGCTCGCAGTCGGAATGCTCAGTGGTTGTGACCTGTTTCGACAGGCTGGTGGCCTTCCTGTGGACGCGCGTTCGCAGGAACTCATCGACCGAGGCGAACGGTACTTGACTTCTGGTCAGTACGTGGAAGCTATGGACGCTTTTGAAATGGCGAGCGAGCGCGACTTCAATCGACATACTACTGCCGCCATCTACCTATCTGGACTGGCTGCATACTATGCCGGATACATGGACATTGCGGAATCTCGATTCAATGTCATCTTGGACGAATATCCCAAATCCAAGTATGTTCCGGATGCCCAATACCACATGGCACTCATGGCGCTGTCTTCTCGCCAGCCCGCCATCCGCCAAGAAGGGGCAATGAGCCTCATCATGTTGTCCAAGACGGGACCCAATGGACGATTCAAGGATGATGCAGATACCCAAGTCCGCAAGTTCCTCTTTGAGGATGCAAGTATCGACCAGCTTCAGGAAATGTATGTATCCGCCACTTCCTTTCAGAAAACTCCCATCATGGAGGCACTTGGCTACAAGCTGATCGGAGCCGGAGAAATCCAACGGGCCCAGGAAGCCTATCGAGCCTACATCGATCTCGGGGGCGAAAAGACCGAATATCTTGAGCAGATGTTCCCGGAGGAAATGGAGGAGACGCCCAAGCTGGTGGAACCCAATATCCTGAAAGTGGCTATGTTCTTGCCGCTGCATGAATACCAACCGGGTCTTTCCTACCAGCGCGAACTGCCGGAAGAGTCTGTGCGGGGCTTGGAATTCTATGAAGGATTTCGGATCGCGGCAGAGCAATTTTCAGCTAAGTCCAAGAAGAAGGTGTTCATCAGAGTATTTGATACGCGTCGCGACACCAATCAGACTCGCATGTGGGTCAATCAGCTAGATTCACTGGGTCCGGAGGTCGTGGTTGGAGCGGTCTATAACTCCCAGTCTTCCATCATTTCTGAATGGTCTGAGACCCGAGGTGTACCGCAAGTAGTGCCGATCTCCGTGACGGATGCATTGGTGGAGGGTCGTCAGCATGTGTTTCTGGCGCATCCAACAGGGGCAACTCACGGCCTTCGCATGGCTGAATATGCGCGGAATTCCCTGGGGCTAGATCGTGTCTATGTCTTCACCGATGGCAAGTCCAGTACCGCTCAGTTGGCCTATGGATTCATCCAACGATTCAAGGAGTTGGGTGGTCGGATCGATACCATGCGGCTGAGCCAAAATTACGAGATTGCCGTAGAGCAAATCCCCGAAATGGTCGAAGAGATCTATGACGATTTTGACTCTGTGGGGGTTTACATCCCGCTCATGGGCAATGAAGAAGCAGCCGGGCTGATCCTCAATGTCCTGAAGCAGCAGGACAAGCAAGTGTATGTGATGGGATCTCCGCATTTCCGCTCTCGCTACAACACGCTCTCGCGAGATACCAAGGAAAGCTATAACCTCCTGTTCTCCTCTTCGCACATGAACAACGAGGCGGCCCCTGCTTATCGCTACCTGTACGAGACGTATCAACGGACTTATACCTTGCCGCCGAGCGACAACGTGATCCAAGGATATGATCTGGGGATGTACTTGCTGACGCAATTGGACCGGTACAACCCGCGTCTCAATGTGCCATTCAGCACCTATCTCCGATCTGCGCCGCGCTTCTCGAGCATCCATTTGCCGTATCGTTTCTATAGCCAACAGAGCAACCAAGAAGTGAATATCGGCCGTTACACCCCTACCGGTGTGGAGCGAGTGAATGAGTAA
- a CDS encoding ABC transporter substrate-binding protein, giving the protein MRKLLLLLCFPVMLVHAQKNKLQPDPETAQMILQGKRFLESQNYFLALEVFQAAATRPFSQSTTAAEYLTSITYWRMTDTLRADSAFRAFKERYPKSTYLPEVDFHLAKIDLYRGDVAQRNAAFWQLVNTAQMDSTGLSEDALVTVRKYLFYGADLESALSFYELAPDDYRLMFLEAACFQMVQAGRKQDALYYFEEHLFESDSLSTPFLNRLLSEEQQVRFVEPNISKVALMLPLGLDSVGYDSLGRINQAAVQFYEGFQFALDEFLPQSQKNIFVKVLDTRRDSATIAQGLAQLDSIQPDLVVGGLTNGEINMIGDWADWTGTPQLIPISPKASLVENRDYVYLSHPTAEEHGENMAEYAWETLGLNKVAVWTDLRAGTERLAQAFEQTFDTLGGEVIVLEVDSNYTQESRSDIRDMIRELKFQQADGVYIPILNNQETAGLILSLMRSSDVKVKVMGGPHWFQKYKNVDRDMLEAYNLLFSTGYMLDKEHPEYVHFFRTCLEKMGLPPTQYQIHGYDLGRLVVRVLDAYDPTLGVSFNQFLRDYPAQHGLHISFDFGESQSNEFVNICEFRDGKIVKVNDQPQIDLRELFQSSDQ; this is encoded by the coding sequence ATGAGAAAGCTCCTGCTGTTGTTATGCTTTCCCGTGATGCTTGTCCATGCCCAAAAGAACAAGCTGCAACCGGATCCTGAGACTGCTCAAATGATCCTTCAGGGAAAGCGATTCTTGGAGAGCCAAAACTATTTCCTTGCATTGGAAGTGTTTCAGGCTGCTGCCACTCGTCCTTTCAGCCAATCGACTACCGCCGCTGAATACCTCACATCCATCACCTACTGGAGGATGACCGATACGCTGCGCGCGGATTCTGCATTCCGCGCCTTCAAAGAGCGTTATCCCAAATCCACCTATCTACCGGAAGTGGATTTTCATCTCGCCAAGATCGATCTCTACCGGGGAGATGTCGCACAGAGAAATGCCGCCTTCTGGCAGTTGGTCAATACTGCCCAAATGGATTCCACGGGTCTATCCGAAGATGCGCTGGTCACTGTCCGGAAATACCTCTTTTATGGAGCCGATCTCGAAAGTGCACTCAGCTTCTACGAATTGGCTCCTGATGATTACCGATTGATGTTCTTGGAGGCCGCTTGCTTCCAGATGGTACAGGCTGGCAGAAAGCAAGATGCCCTGTACTATTTCGAGGAACATCTCTTCGAATCCGATAGCTTGAGTACCCCTTTTCTCAATCGCCTGCTTTCGGAGGAACAACAAGTTCGATTCGTCGAACCCAATATCTCCAAGGTTGCGCTGATGTTGCCTTTGGGACTAGATTCGGTAGGCTATGATAGCCTTGGTAGAATCAATCAGGCTGCCGTTCAATTTTATGAAGGGTTCCAATTTGCCTTGGATGAATTCCTCCCGCAGTCCCAAAAGAATATTTTCGTCAAGGTCCTCGATACTCGACGCGACAGTGCGACAATCGCTCAGGGATTGGCACAATTGGACTCCATCCAACCCGATCTCGTGGTCGGCGGATTGACCAATGGCGAAATCAATATGATCGGTGATTGGGCCGACTGGACTGGAACGCCTCAGTTGATTCCGATCAGCCCGAAGGCTTCTCTCGTCGAAAATCGCGACTATGTGTACCTGTCTCACCCCACCGCGGAAGAGCATGGCGAAAACATGGCCGAATATGCTTGGGAAACCCTCGGCCTCAACAAGGTCGCGGTATGGACTGACCTGCGGGCAGGCACCGAGCGATTGGCACAGGCATTTGAGCAGACCTTCGATACACTAGGAGGGGAAGTGATTGTCCTGGAGGTGGATTCCAATTATACCCAGGAATCTCGCTCAGATATCCGCGACATGATCCGCGAACTCAAATTCCAGCAAGCGGATGGGGTCTACATTCCGATCCTCAACAATCAGGAAACGGCTGGCTTGATCCTCTCCCTCATGCGTAGCTCCGATGTGAAAGTAAAAGTCATGGGCGGACCGCATTGGTTCCAGAAGTACAAAAACGTGGATCGCGACATGCTGGAAGCCTACAACCTGTTGTTCTCTACTGGGTACATGCTGGACAAGGAACATCCCGAATACGTACATTTCTTCCGGACTTGTCTGGAAAAGATGGGCTTGCCCCCGACTCAGTACCAGATCCACGGGTACGACTTGGGCCGGTTGGTGGTGCGCGTGCTCGATGCCTACGATCCCACGTTGGGCGTCTCTTTCAACCAGTTTTTGAGAGATTATCCCGCACAGCATGGTTTGCATATCAGCTTTGATTTTGGGGAATCGCAGAGTAATGAATTCGTCAATATCTGTGAATTCCGCGATGGAAAAATCGTGAAGGTCAATGATCAGCCACAGATCGACCTGAGAGAACTCTTCCAATCGAGTGATCAATAG